Proteins from a genomic interval of Cucumis melo cultivar AY chromosome 7, USDA_Cmelo_AY_1.0, whole genome shotgun sequence:
- the LOC127150313 gene encoding uncharacterized protein LOC127150313, which yields MPPRRGTRRGGGRGGRGAGRGQPEAPPVAPAVDPNAPVTQADLAAMEQRYQDMLQAALAPFLAAQQNQAAPVQAEAAPAQAQAAPVQAQAVAPPAPEEAQPVPVQLSAEAKHLRDFRKYNPKTFDGSMDNPTKAQMWLTSIETIFRYMKCPEDQKVQCAVFFLEDRGTAWWETAERMLGGDVSKITWEQFKENFYAKFFSANVKHAKLQEFLNLEQGDMTVEQYDAEFDMLSRFAPDMVRDEAARTEKFVRGLRLDLQGIVRALRPATHADALRIALDLSLPERADASKAAGRGSALGQKRKVETQPDVAPQRTLRSGGVFQRHRRELAAAGRTLRELPACTTCGRVHGGRCLAGSGVCFRCRQPGHTADMCPRKPFETTPPQPSAAQQGRVFATTRQEAERAGTVVTGTLPILGHYAFVLFDSGSSHSFISSVFVQHVGLEVEPLGSVLSVSTPSGEVLLSKEQIKACRVEIANRMLDVTLLVLDMQDFDVILGMDWLSANHANIDCYGKEVVFNPPSEASFKFRGAGMVCIPKVISAMKASKLLSQGTWGILASVVDVREPEVSLSSEPVVREYPDVFPDELPGLPPPREVDFAIELEPGTAPISRAPYRMAPAELKELKVQLQELLDKGFIRPSVSPWGAPVLFVKKKDGSMRLCIDYRELNKVTVKNRYPLPRIDDLFDQLQGATVFSKIDLRSGYHQLRIRDGDIPKTAFRSRYGHYEFVVMSFGLTNAPAVFMDLMNRVFKEFLDSFVIVFIDDILIYSKTEAEHEEHLHQVLETLRANKLYAKFSKCEFWLRKVTFLGHVVSSEGVSVDPAKIEAVTNWTRPSTLNSGFENNQDTCNCAGPFEERIGYRAIFV from the coding sequence atgccgccacgtagaggtacacgccgaggaggtggtaggggaggcagaggagccggtcgtggccagccggaggcgccacctgttgcaccggcagtcgacccaaacgcaccggtcacccaggcggatctcgccgcaatggagcagcgttatcaggacatgctgcaagctgctttggcgcctttccttgccgcccagcagaaccaggccgcccctgttcaggccgaggccgcccctgctcaggcccaggccgcccctgttcaggctcaggccgtcgctcctccagcccctgaggaagctcaaccagtaccagttcaactgtcggccgaggcgaaacacttacgggatttcaggaagtataatcccaagacctttgacggatccatggacaaccccacaaaggcccaaatgtggttgacgtccatagagaccattttccggtacatgaagtgcccagaagaccagaaggtgcagtgtgcagtcttcttcttggaggacaggggcaccgcctggtgggagaccgcggagagaatgctagggggcgatgtaagcaaaataacatgggagcagttcaaggagaacttctatgctaagtttttctccgccaatgtgaagcacgccaagctgcaagagttcctaaacttggagcaaggcgacatgacggtggagcagtacgacgccgagttcgatatgctgtcccgctttgctcccgatatggtaagagatgaggctgccaggacggagaaatttgttagaggactcaggctagaccttcagggcattgtcagagccctccgcccagccacgcatgctgatgcactacgtatagcactggatttgagcctgcctgagagagccgatgcgtctaaggctgccggcagagggtcagccttgggacagaagagaaaggttgagacgcagcctgacgtagcaccgcagcgaacactgaggtcaggaggtgtcttccagagacaccgacgggagcttgcagcagccgggaggactctgagagagctacccgcttgtactacctgcgggagagtccacggaggtcgttgcttggctggaagtggagtctgctttaggtgcagacagccggggcacactgctgatatgtgtcctcggaaaccctttgagacgacaccgccccagccttctgcggcccagcaggggagagttttcgccactacccggcaggaggccgagcgagctggcactgtggtgacaggtacgctcccaattttggggcactatgcttttgtgctatttgactctgggtcatcccactcgtttatatcctccgttttcgttcagcatgtgggtttagaggtagagcctttgggtagtgttttgtcggtttctactccatctggggaggtcctgttatccaaagaacaaataaaggcatgtcgggtagagatagcgaatcgtatgttagacgtgaccttgctagtgttagacatgcaggattttgatgtgatactaggcatggattggctatcagccaaccatgcaaatatagactgttatggcaaggaagttgtcttcaaccctccctccgaggctagcttcaaattcaggggggcaggcatggtatgtatacccaaggtcatctcagccatgaaggctagtaaactactcagccagggtacttggggtattttggcaagcgtagtggatgtgagagagccggaagtttccctatcttccgaaccagtggtaagagagtaccccgatgtttttccagacgaacttccaggacttccgcctcccagagaagtagacttcgctatcgagttagagccgggcactgccccaatctcgagggccccttacagaatggctccagccgaactaaaggagttgaaggtccagttacaggagttgctggacaaaggcttcatccggcccagtgtgtcgccttggggagccccagtattgttcgtgaagaagaaggatgggtcaatgcgcctttgtattgactaccgagagctgaacaaggtgacagtcaaaaaccgctaccccttgcccaggattgatgacctgttcgatcagttgcagggagccaccgtcttctccaagatcgacctgcgatcaggctatcaccagttgaggattagggacggtgacatccccaagacggcctttcgatcgaggtacggacattacgaattcgttgtgatgtctttcggcttgactaacgctcctgcagtattcatggatctgatgaacagggtgtttaaggagtttctagactcgttcgtcatagtcttcattgacgacatcctcatttactcaaaaactgaggctgagcacgaggagcacttacaccaagttttggagacccttcgagccaacaagttgtatgccaagttctccaagtgtgaattctggttaaggaaggtgacgtttcttggccacgtggtttccagtgagggagtttcagtagatcccgcaaagattgaagcggtgaccaactggacccgaccgtccac